The following coding sequences lie in one Deltaproteobacteria bacterium genomic window:
- a CDS encoding glutathione S-transferase family protein, translating to MDRSTSGAAFATRSIGMFTLFGHPLSGNTHKVRLMLRAFDLAYREEVVDVVKGEHKQAAHLARNPRGQVPVLVDPDERTTIYDAQAILVYLARRFDRGGTWLGATPLSAAQVMQWLSFAANEIHNGPHLARLHYLLGVPMDIAAVQQAARASLALVEQQLARTPYLAGAELSVADLACYPCVALAPEGRVSLDGFPATRAWIDGLQAAAFHVAMPGLGAPSPL from the coding sequence ATGGATAGGTCTACCAGCGGGGCCGCCTTCGCGACAAGAAGTATCGGCATGTTCACGCTGTTCGGTCACCCACTCTCCGGCAACACCCACAAGGTCCGCTTGATGCTGCGCGCATTCGATCTCGCGTATCGCGAGGAGGTCGTCGATGTCGTGAAGGGCGAGCACAAGCAGGCGGCACACCTCGCGCGAAACCCCCGTGGGCAGGTGCCGGTGTTGGTCGACCCCGATGAGCGCACGACCATCTACGACGCGCAGGCGATCCTCGTGTATCTCGCGCGTCGCTTCGATCGCGGTGGCACCTGGCTGGGGGCGACACCACTTTCGGCGGCGCAGGTGATGCAGTGGCTGTCGTTCGCCGCCAACGAGATCCACAACGGTCCCCATCTCGCTCGCCTGCACTACTTGCTCGGGGTGCCGATGGACATCGCCGCCGTGCAACAGGCGGCGCGCGCGAGCCTGGCGTTGGTCGAGCAGCAGCTCGCGCGCACGCCCTACCTCGCCGGCGCGGAGCTCTCGGTGGCCGACCTCGCGTGCTACCCCTGCGTCGCGCTCGCGCCCGAGGGCCGCGTGAGCCTCGATGGGTTCCCGGCCACGCGCGCGTGGATCGACGGCCTCCAGGCGGCGGCGTTCCATGTCGCGATGCCCGGGCTGGGAGCCCCGTCGCCGCTGTGA
- a CDS encoding LysR family transcriptional regulator: MPNFAALRYAAAAARTGSFTGAAQECGVAQPTVSNAIAALEEELGARIFERGARGLAPTPAGRTLLPLVDAVLAAVGDLERGAHALAHPEQQVLRLGFSPLVGARIGLLMQPFAREHRDVDVIYKECTVDDIEARLAGNTVDIAFGVGLGRGKDRGRQVLYRERLRYVAAGGASNTETIDVHEVARRRLLLTVGVCGLAAATRALFERHRLVLDEYRGQAMSYGVLQEWADLGIGGAMLPESLIRGGPHGHPVVMAGGKPVALTFEAVWRKDLLVAAHVIDAVRYLRTIVPTLARGMALTSPASR; encoded by the coding sequence ATGCCGAACTTCGCTGCCCTGCGCTACGCCGCCGCCGCCGCGCGCACCGGTTCGTTCACCGGCGCCGCGCAGGAGTGCGGCGTGGCCCAGCCCACCGTGTCGAACGCGATCGCGGCGCTCGAAGAGGAACTCGGCGCGCGGATCTTCGAACGTGGCGCGCGGGGCCTCGCCCCCACGCCCGCTGGCCGCACGTTGCTGCCGCTGGTCGACGCCGTGCTCGCCGCGGTGGGCGACCTCGAGCGCGGCGCCCATGCGCTCGCCCATCCCGAGCAACAGGTGCTACGGCTGGGCTTCTCGCCGCTCGTCGGCGCACGCATCGGCCTGTTGATGCAGCCATTCGCACGCGAGCACCGCGACGTCGATGTCATCTACAAGGAGTGCACGGTCGACGACATCGAGGCGCGACTGGCCGGCAACACCGTCGACATCGCCTTCGGCGTCGGGCTCGGACGCGGCAAGGATCGTGGTCGACAGGTGCTCTACCGCGAGCGCCTGCGCTACGTCGCGGCCGGCGGCGCATCGAACACCGAGACCATCGACGTCCACGAGGTCGCGCGGCGTCGCTTGCTGCTCACCGTCGGCGTGTGTGGCCTGGCCGCCGCCACGCGGGCGCTGTTCGAGCGCCATCGCCTGGTCCTCGACGAGTACCGCGGCCAAGCCATGAGCTACGGCGTGTTGCAGGAGTGGGCCGACCTCGGCATCGGCGGCGCGATGCTGCCCGAGTCGCTCATCCGCGGCGGACCGCACGGCCATCCGGTGGTGATGGCAGGCGGCAAACCCGTCGCGCTCACGTTCGAGGCGGTGTGGCGCAAGGACCTGCTCGTCGCCGCCCACGTCATCGACGCCGTGCGCTACCTGAGGACCATCGTGCCCACGCTGGCGCGCGGCATGGCGTTGACTTCGCCGGCTTCGCGGTGA
- a CDS encoding DUF2277 domain-containing protein produces MCRNIRTLFNFAPPATEEEVQAAALQFVRKLSGFTRPSQANREAFDVAVDRVTVVARDLLASLTTTAPPRDRDEEAAKARIRSLRRFGD; encoded by the coding sequence ATGTGTCGCAACATCCGCACGCTCTTCAACTTCGCACCGCCGGCGACCGAGGAGGAAGTCCAGGCCGCCGCGCTGCAGTTCGTTCGCAAGCTCAGCGGCTTCACGCGCCCGTCGCAGGCCAACCGTGAGGCCTTCGACGTCGCCGTCGATCGCGTGACCGTGGTCGCGCGCGATCTGCTGGCCTCGCTCACCACCACCGCGCCACCGCGCGACCGCGACGAGGAGGCCGCCAAGGCCCGCATCCGCTCGCTGCGTCGCTTCGGCGACTAG
- a CDS encoding Bax inhibitor-1/YccA family protein codes for MGAPVGVAIEDVLAADASPQARARFIERTYLHLGGAILVFVVLSTILQMMPFVGSMTQLMVSTRASWGVVLLAFVGVSWIAEKWASGSTSLGTQYLGLLLYTVAESIIFVPMLYIARNFVGGDVILTAGVTTMAMFAAMTAYVFISKRDFSFMRGALSIAGIAAMGLVVSSLVFGFQLGNVFSIAMILFASGYILFYTSNVIRTYRTTQHVAAALALFSAVALLFWYVLRLFMSRR; via the coding sequence ATGGGGGCGCCCGTCGGTGTTGCCATCGAGGATGTGCTCGCAGCTGACGCGTCGCCGCAGGCGCGTGCGCGCTTCATCGAGCGCACCTACCTGCACTTGGGTGGCGCGATCCTGGTGTTCGTCGTGCTGTCGACGATCCTGCAGATGATGCCGTTCGTCGGCTCGATGACGCAGCTGATGGTCTCGACGCGGGCGTCGTGGGGCGTCGTGTTGCTGGCGTTCGTCGGGGTCAGCTGGATCGCCGAGAAGTGGGCCAGCGGCTCGACCTCGCTGGGCACGCAGTACCTCGGACTGCTGCTCTACACCGTCGCCGAGTCGATCATCTTCGTGCCGATGCTGTACATCGCCCGCAATTTCGTGGGCGGCGATGTCATCCTCACCGCCGGCGTCACCACGATGGCGATGTTCGCCGCGATGACCGCCTATGTGTTCATCAGCAAGCGCGACTTCTCGTTCATGCGCGGCGCGCTGTCGATCGCCGGCATCGCCGCGATGGGCCTGGTCGTCTCCAGCCTCGTGTTCGGCTTCCAGCTCGGCAACGTCTTCAGCATCGCGATGATCCTCTTCGCGTCGGGCTACATCCTCTTCTACACCTCGAACGTCATCCGCACCTACCGCACGACCCAGCACGTCGCCGCTGCACTCGCGCTGTTCTCCGCGGTCGCGCTGCTGTTCTGGTACGTGCTGCGCCTGTTCATGTCGCGGCGCTGA
- a CDS encoding LysR family transcriptional regulator produces MASSSDLSQLEVFVRVVTDGGFTAAADGLGVSKSFVSRQIGHLEDRLGARLLNRTTRKLTLTDIGAVFYERCRRILDELAEAEGAVTNLQSAPRGMLRIAAPMSFGVGHVAPAVAEFLHRHPELSVNIDFSDRRVDLLDEGFDLAIRIGALADSSMIARKLATTHLVVVASPAYLAAHPEIETPADLRDHECLQYAYSPTGQQWRLTDGKTTVTVEATGRVTGNNGEGLAQFAAAGLGCALMPDFIIAGPLTRGEVVRVLPGWCQASAVSAVYPHNRHLSAKVRVFVDFLAERWSDPPWQTEDCQRG; encoded by the coding sequence GTGGCGTCCTCCAGTGATCTCTCGCAGCTCGAGGTGTTCGTCCGCGTCGTCACGGACGGGGGCTTCACTGCCGCGGCCGATGGGCTCGGCGTTTCGAAGTCATTCGTGAGCCGACAGATCGGGCACCTCGAAGACCGGCTCGGCGCGCGCCTGCTCAACCGCACCACCCGCAAGCTGACCCTCACCGACATCGGCGCGGTGTTCTACGAGCGGTGCCGCCGCATCCTCGACGAGCTCGCCGAGGCCGAGGGCGCGGTCACGAACCTGCAGTCGGCGCCGCGCGGGATGCTGCGCATCGCCGCGCCCATGAGCTTCGGCGTCGGTCACGTCGCGCCGGCGGTCGCGGAGTTCCTCCATCGCCACCCGGAGCTGTCGGTGAACATCGACTTCTCCGATCGACGGGTCGATCTGCTCGACGAGGGCTTCGACCTCGCGATCCGCATCGGCGCGCTCGCGGACTCCAGCATGATCGCGCGCAAGCTGGCGACGACGCACCTCGTCGTGGTCGCCAGCCCGGCCTACCTCGCCGCGCACCCGGAGATCGAGACGCCGGCCGACCTCCGCGATCACGAGTGCCTGCAGTACGCGTACAGCCCCACCGGGCAGCAGTGGCGACTCACCGACGGGAAAACCACCGTGACGGTCGAGGCCACCGGCCGCGTGACCGGCAACAACGGCGAGGGCCTCGCGCAGTTCGCCGCGGCCGGCCTCGGCTGCGCACTCATGCCCGACTTCATCATCGCAGGGCCGCTCACGCGCGGCGAGGTCGTGCGCGTGCTGCCGGGTTGGTGCCAGGCCAGCGCGGTCTCGGCGGTCTACCCCCACAATCGCCACCTCTCCGCCAAGGTCCGCGTGTTCGTCGACTTCCTCGCCGAGCGGTGGAGCGACCCGCCGTGGCAGACCGAAGACTGCCAGCGCGGGTGA
- a CDS encoding nucleoside deaminase, which translates to MREALRVAAQAERAGDVPVGAIVVDGDRIVGIGRNRRECDADPAAHAEVVALRDACRGRNRWRVDGATLYVTLEPCPMCAGAIVNARVGRLVYGAADPKAGAVRSLYNICDDPRLNHRLAITPGVLAGECGAVLSAFFQRARERRRSGAGGPRP; encoded by the coding sequence ATGCGCGAGGCGCTGCGCGTCGCAGCGCAGGCCGAGCGCGCCGGCGATGTGCCGGTGGGTGCGATCGTCGTCGACGGCGATCGCATCGTCGGCATCGGCCGCAACCGCCGCGAGTGCGACGCCGACCCGGCCGCCCACGCCGAGGTCGTCGCGCTGCGCGACGCGTGTCGCGGCCGCAACCGTTGGCGGGTCGACGGCGCGACGCTCTACGTCACGCTCGAGCCGTGCCCGATGTGCGCCGGCGCGATCGTCAACGCCCGCGTCGGGCGGCTGGTGTACGGCGCGGCCGATCCCAAGGCCGGCGCAGTGCGATCGCTCTACAACATCTGCGACGATCCGCGCCTCAACCACCGCCTCGCGATCACCCCCGGGGTGCTCGCGGGCGAGTGCGGCGCGGTGCTGTCGGCGTTCTTCCAGCGCGCGCGAGAGCGCCGACGCAGCGGCGCCGGAGGCCCACGCCCATGA